TGCGTGACGCTCGTCCTCGCGGGCGAGGCCCTCAACAGCGCGCTCGAGTCTCTGGTCGACCTGCACACCCGGGAATTCAGGGACGAGGCGAGGCGGGTGAAGGACGCCGCGGCGGGCGTGGTGCTCCTCCTCGCCGGCGGGGCGGTGCTGACGGGGACCGCGGTCGTCGCGTCCAGCGGGCGCGAGCTCGCCGAGGCGTGGCCGCGCCTGCGGGGCGGCGCGGCGGTGGACGCGACCGCGGTGGGGTGCGTGGCGGCGCTGCTGTTCCTGCCGCTCGCGCGCCGGCCGGCGGCGGTGATCGCGCTCGCCGGGGCGGCGAGCCTGCTCGGTGTGGCGGCGAGGAGTGTGAGCCCCACCTTCAGCGCGATGGCGCTCGCGATGCTGGCGCTCGCGGTGGGGGCGAAGTTCGCGGCCCGGCGAGACGGTGCCGGGCGCGGCACAGGCGGGCCCTGACCGCGGCCGCCGCACCCGTCTAGCCCGCGAACACCTCCGCCTCGCGGAACCGCTTCCCGGCCGCGTCCTTCGCCGACACGGTCGGGGCTGCACCGATCGCCGGCCAGGCGACGGCGAGGTCGGCGTCGTCCCAGCGGATGCAGCGCTCGGACTCGGGGTGGTAGTAGTCGGTCGTCTTGTAGAGGAACTCGGCCTGGTCCGACACGACCACAAAGCCGTGGGCGAAGCCCTCCGGGATCCAGAGCTGCCGCCGGTTCTCGGCCGACAGGGTCTCCCCCACCCACTTTCCGAACGTGGGCGAGCCGCGGCGCAGGTCCACGGCGACGTCGAACACCTCGCCGCGCACCACGCGCACGAGCTTCCCCTGCGGGTGCGGGAGCTGGTAGTGGAGCCCGCGCAGGACGCCCCTCGACGAGAGGCTGTGGTTGTCCTGCACGAAGCTCACCGGCCGCCCGACGGCCGCCTCGAACGCGCGCTGGTTGTAGCTCTCGTAGAAGAAGCCGCGCGCGTCGCCGAACACCTTCGGCTCCAGCACGAGCACGTCGGGGAGGCTGGTCTTGCGCGCGTTCATCTAGAACACCCGGCTCGCGAGGAGCGACTTGAGGTACTGGCCGTAGCTCGACTTGCCGAGGCTGGCGGTGCACCGCTCGAGTTGGGCGTCGTCGATCCAGCCGTGGCGCCAGGCCACCTCCTCCGGGCAGGCCACCTTGAGCCCCTGCCGCTTCTCGAGGGTGGCGATGAACTGGCCCGCCTCGAGCAAGGACTCGTGCGTCCCGGTGTCGAGCCAGGCGTAGCCGCGGCCCATGAGCTCCACCGCCAGCCGCTCCCGCTCGAGATACAGGCGGTTCAGGTCGGTGATCTCGAGCTCGCCGCGCGCCGAGGGCTTGATGCTCCGCGCCAGCTCCACCACGTGCTCGTCGTAGAAGTAGAGCCCGGTCACCGCGTAGCGCGACTTGGGCCTGGCCGGCTTCTCCTCCAGGCTCACCGCCCGGCGCCCCGCGTCGAACTCCACCACGCCGTAGCGCTCGGGGTCGGTCACCGCGTAGGCGAACACGGTCGCCCCGTCGCGGCGCGCGTCGGCGGCGCGGAGGAGCTGCTGGAACTCGTGGCCGTGGAAGATGTTGTCGCCCAGCACCAGCGCCGACGGGCCGCCCTTCACGAAGTCCGCGCCCAGGATGAACGCCTGGGCCAGGCCATCCGGGCTCGGCTGCACCGTGTACCGCAGGTTCAGGCCCCAGCGCGACCCGTCCCCGAGGAGCTGCTCGAACCGCGGCGTGTCCTGGGGCGTCGAGATGACGAGGATGTCCCGGATCCCGGCCAGCATCAGCGCCGAGAGCGGGTAGTAGATCATCGGCTTGTCGTACACCGGCAAGAGCTGCTTCGAGATGGACAGCGTCGCCGGGTACAGCCGCGTGCCGGAGCCGCCGGCCAGGATGATGCCCTTGCGCGGTTGGGTCATGGGTCCCCAGGTCGGACGCGGAGAGCGCGTCGTACGGTCAAGCGTCATACCGTGTTTCCGGGCTGCGATCGACAGGCGGCCGGGCCCGCGCGCCGCTCACAGGAAGAAGCGCGCCATCGCGGTCAGCTCACCGCGGCTCCAGCCCTGCTCGCCGCGCTCGTAGCCGCCGCGCAAGGCCACGGCCCAGCGGTCCTGGCGCAGCTCGGCCTCGCCCCGGCCGCCCACGCTCCTCCCCGCGGCGGACGGCGCGTACAGGTTGTCCGGCGAGCGCTCCTGCACCCACCCTGCCCCCGTGAGCCGTATCCGCGCGTCCCACAGATCGGCGGCCCCGAGGAGCCTCAGCGCGCGGCCGTTGCCGCCGAGCGGGTCCCCGAGCGGCGTCTGGCCGGTGACCCAGCCGCCCGTGTACTGCCCGTGCGCGTACCAGCCGAACGGGGTGTGATAGCCGAACGGCCCCTTGCCGAAGTAGGCGTACTCCACCCCAAGCGCGGCCGGCAGGCTGCCCAGCATCGGCGCCGAGAGGCCGGCCACGAGCCCGGGCCACTGCACCAGCGCGCCGGGGTTGTCGTCCGAGCCCCACTCCACCTTGGCCGTGAGCGGCAGCCAGGCCTCGGTCGGCAGCCGGACCTGCACGGACCCCGAGTACACGTTGTTCTCGTTGAAGTTCTTGATGCCGAGGAGCGACAGCGGGACGTTCTTCGTCGGAATGCCCTCCCAGTTCTTCCCGCCGAACATGAGGCCGCGGCTGGCGGCCAGCGTGAGCCGCGGGTGCGGGCGCCACTGGAGCTGGAACGTCCACAGGAGCGGGTCGTACGGGTGGCGCGCCTCGTCGAAGCGGGCGAGCGCCGTGTCGAGCGCGAAGTCGCCCAGGACCTCGAGCGGACCGGGCAGGCGCAGCGGGGCCGTGGTCATGAGCTCGACGCGGTCGAGCGGGACCGCGCCGCTCGTGACCACCGCGCCCAGCTCGTTCGGCCCGTAGCCGACCGGCCCGCGCCCCACCGACAGCGCCCATGGCCCGAGTGCGCCCACCAGCTCGGCCGCGGGAAACGCGACGTCCGAGGTGTCCACCTGCAGGCGCGCCCCGGCGGCGAGGTGCTCGCCGAGGAGCGCCGCCGCCGAGGCCTCCGCCATCGCCGCGTCGGCGGGGGCCGTGAGCGCGACGAAGCCGGGCTGCGGGGCCGCCGGCTTCGGCTCGGCCACGTGCCCGAGCTGCGCGCCTGCTCCCACCTCCGCGCCTGCGAGGCGCACGCCGTCCGCCGCCAGCGCCCGCGGGAACTCGGCCGCGAACCGCGCTGCCCAGGCCCGCGCGAGCGGCGCCCAGCGCGGGGCCTCGCGCGCGGCGCGAGCGGCCGCCTCGCTGAGCGCCGTCCCCACCACCCTCAGCGGCGCCGCCCGTTGCGCTGGAAGCCAGTCCGGAGCGAGCCCGACCTCGTGCAACCGCTCGGCGGCACGCACCGCCCAGTGATCGGGTGGGAGGAGCGGCGAGGCCGGCGGCCACCCCTCGGCGGGAGCCGCAGCGAGCAGGAGAAGGACGGTGAGCAGGAGGAGGGTGAGGCGCACCGCGGGAAGAGAGCACGGACCCCCTGGTGAGGTCGAGCGCTCGAGGGCGCTCAGTGTGACTTTCCCGTCGCGTGCTGCCAGGCGTGCAGCACATGCCCTGCGACGTCCTCCACACCCACGCCGTGCGTCACCTGCGCGAACACCACCGGCCCTTCGCCGCGCATGCGCCGGGCGTCGCGCGCCATGACCTCGAGGTCGGCGCCGACGGCGGTGGCGAGGTCGGTCTTGTTCACGACGAGGAGGTCGGCCTGGGTGATGCCGGGTCCGCCCTTGCGCGGGATCTTGTCGCCGCCAGCGACGTCGATGACGTAGACGGTGAAGTCCGCCAGCTCGCGGCTGAAGTGCGCCGCCAGGTTGTCGCCGCCCGACTCGCAGAAGAGGAGCTCGGGGCGGTGCAGGGCGGTGAGCGCCTCGAGCGCCAGCACGTTCGCGGTGACGTCCTCGCGGATGGCGGCGTGCGGGCAGCCGCCGGTCTCCACGGCGCGGATGCGATCGGCCGGGAGCGCCTCGTTCCGCACCAGGAACTCGGCGTCCTCGCGGGTGAAGATGTCGTTCGTCACCACACCGAGCGACATCGCCTCGCGGAGCCGCCGGCAGAGGGCCAGCACGAGCGCGGTCTTGCCGCTTCCCACCGGACCGCCCACGCCCACCGTGAAGGCGCGGCGGTCGAGGTCGCGCCGGCGCGGCGCCGGTGCGCGGCCGGCGAAGCTGCCGGGGCCTTCCTCGCGGTCGTGGTCGTGGCCGCCGTGGAGCGACAGGGGAAGCGCGCGCGGGTCGAGGTGCATGGTCAGCTCCGGAAGAGGCGCGAGTAGAGGCGATCCTGGTGCGCCTGCCAGAGATCGAGGAGCGGCGAGGTGCTGGCGGCCTCCTCCGGCGCCCGGCCGGCGGTGGCGGCGGAGACCGCCTCGCCGGTGCGCCGCGCCAGGGCAAGGAGCCCCTGCACCTCGAGCGGCCCCGCCGCGCCGAGCCGCACCGCGGCCGAGAGAACGCCGCGCGCGGTCTGGAAGAGGAACAGGCTCCGCGCCACCCCGGGCTCCGCGCCGAGGAGCCCCAGCACCGCGCCGAAGACCGGCGCGTGGTGGCCCGGGGTCCCGCCCCGCTCCGCCTCCGCGCCGAGCCGCGCCACCCGCTCCGGGCGGACCGCGGCGGCGGCGCGCAGGAAGGCCTGCCCCTGGAGGCGGCTCGCGCGGTTCTGCACCGCCGACGGCAGCGAGGCGTCGCAGCGCAGGTCGAGCGCCGCGAACCGCGCGGGCTCGGCGTGCGCCGCCGAGACGAACGGCAGGGCGGCCGAGCCGGCGCTCCACAGCGCCTCGTCCACGAAGCGGGCGAGGCCCTCCGGCCCCCCGCAGCGGCCGAGCTGCAGCGCCGCCTCGAGGCCGCCGGAGTGGGCGAAGCCGCCGGTGGGTAGGGCCGAGTCGGCGAGCTGGAGGAGGGTCCAGGGGTCCATGTCAGAAGAGGAAGTAACGCTGCGCGAGCGGCAGGCGCAGGGCGGGCTCGCTCCGGAGGAGCTCGCCGTCGGCGCGCACCTCGTAGGTCTCGGGGTCCACCTCGATCCTCGGCAGGGCGTCGTTCTGGCGCATGTCGCGCTTGCCGAGCCCGCGGCAGCCGCGCACCGCCTCGACGCGCTTCGCGAGCCCGTAGCGCTCCCCCACCCCGGCCTCCGCGGCGCCGCGCGACACGAACGCGACCGCGGTCGCGCCGACGGCGCCGCCCAGCGCGCCGAACATGGGCCGCATGAGGAGCGGCTGCGGGGTGGGGATGCTCGCGTTCGCGTCGCCCATCTGCGCCCAGGCGATGAGCCCGCCCTTCAGCACCACCTCCGGCTTCGCGCCGAACAGCGCCGGCCGCCACAGCACGAGGTCGGCGAGCTTGCCCCGCTCCACCGAGCCGACGAGGTGGGACATGCCGTGGGCCACCGCCGGGTTGATGGTGTACTTCGCGACGTAGCGGCGGATGCGGAGGTTGTCGTTATCGCCCTGCTCGCCGGGGAGGCGCCCGCGCTGGCGGCGCATCCTGTCCGCCGTCTGCCAGGTGCGGGTGACGACCTCGCCCACCCGGCCCATCGCCTGCGAGTCGGACGACATCATCGAGAGGGCGCCGAGGTCGTGCAGCACGTCCTCGGCGGCGATGGTCTCGGCGCGGATCCGGCTCTCGGCGAAGGCGAGGTCCTCCGGCACCGACGGGTCGAGGTGGTGGCACACCATCAGCATGTCGAGGTGCTCGTCGAGCGTGTTGACGGTGAACGGGCGGGTCGGGTTCGTGGACGACGGCAGGACGTTCGGCTCGCCGCAGACGCGGATGATGTCGGGGGCGTGGCCGCCGCCGGCGCCCTCGGTGTGGAAGGTGTGGATGGTGCGGCCGGCGAAGGCCGCCACCGTGTGCTCGAGGCAGCCCGCCTCGTTGAGCGTGTCGGTGTGGATGGCCACCTGCACGTCGTGCGCCTCGGCCACCCGCAGGCAGGCGTCGATGGCGGCCGGCGTGGTGCCCCAGTCCTCGTGGAGCTTGAGGCCCATGGCGCCGGCGAGGAGCTGCTCGGCGAGGCCCTCCGGCCGGCTCGCGTTGCCTTTGCCGAGGAGGCCGACGTTGAGCGGGAGCGCGTCGGTCGCCTGCAGCATGCGCGCGACGTTCCACGCGCCGGGCGTGCAGGTGGTGGCGTTCGTGCCGGCGGCCGGCCCGGTGCCGCCGCCGACGAAGGTGGTGACGCCGCTCGCGATGGCCTCGGCGGCCTGCTGCGGGCTGATGAAGTGGATGTGCGAGTCGATGGCGCCGGCGGTGAGGATGAGCCCCTCCCCGGCGATGCACTCGGTGCCGGGGCCGACCACCAGCTCCGGGCTCACCCCCGCCATGACGTCCGGGTTGCCGGCCTTGCCGATCCCTGCGATGAGGCCGCCCTTCACCCCCACGTCCGCCTTGTAGACGCCGGCGTGATCGACCACGAGGGCGTTCGTGATGACGAGGTCGAGCGCGACCTCGTCCGGCACGCCGGCCGCCTGGCCCATGCCGTCGCGCAGCACCTTGCCGCCGCCGAACTTGCACTCGTCGCCGTAGGTGGTCGCGTCGCGCTCGACCTCGAGCACGAGCGCGGTGTCGCCCAGGCGCAGGCGGTCGCCGGTGGTGACCCCGTACACCTCGGCGTACTGGCGGCGGTCCATCCGGCGGCTCATGGCGTGCTCCCCTCGTCGAGCGCGAACCCGCGCCGCCTCGCCTCCTCGACGAGCCGCGCGCGACCCTCCTCCGTGACCGGCCCCGGCGAGAGGGCGTTCCCGCCTTGCACCACCCGGCGCCCGGCGAGCTCCACCAGGTCCACCTCGCGCGTCTCGCCAGGCTCGAAGCGCGCCGCCATGCCGGCCGGCACGTCGAGGCGGCGGCCGTAGGCGCGGGCGC
The genomic region above belongs to Anaeromyxobacter diazotrophicus and contains:
- a CDS encoding capsule assembly Wzi family protein, which encodes MRLTLLLLTVLLLLAAAPAEGWPPASPLLPPDHWAVRAAERLHEVGLAPDWLPAQRAAPLRVVGTALSEAAARAAREAPRWAPLARAWAARFAAEFPRALAADGVRLAGAEVGAGAQLGHVAEPKPAAPQPGFVALTAPADAAMAEASAAALLGEHLAAGARLQVDTSDVAFPAAELVGALGPWALSVGRGPVGYGPNELGAVVTSGAVPLDRVELMTTAPLRLPGPLEVLGDFALDTALARFDEARHPYDPLLWTFQLQWRPHPRLTLAASRGLMFGGKNWEGIPTKNVPLSLLGIKNFNENNVYSGSVQVRLPTEAWLPLTAKVEWGSDDNPGALVQWPGLVAGLSAPMLGSLPAALGVEYAYFGKGPFGYHTPFGWYAHGQYTGGWVTGQTPLGDPLGGNGRALRLLGAADLWDARIRLTGAGWVQERSPDNLYAPSAAGRSVGGRGEAELRQDRWAVALRGGYERGEQGWSRGELTAMARFFL
- the rfbC gene encoding dTDP-4-dehydrorhamnose 3,5-epimerase — translated: MNARKTSLPDVLVLEPKVFGDARGFFYESYNQRAFEAAVGRPVSFVQDNHSLSSRGVLRGLHYQLPHPQGKLVRVVRGEVFDVAVDLRRGSPTFGKWVGETLSAENRRQLWIPEGFAHGFVVVSDQAEFLYKTTDYYHPESERCIRWDDADLAVAWPAIGAAPTVSAKDAAGKRFREAEVFAG
- a CDS encoding urease accessory protein UreF, which codes for MDPWTLLQLADSALPTGGFAHSGGLEAALQLGRCGGPEGLARFVDEALWSAGSAALPFVSAAHAEPARFAALDLRCDASLPSAVQNRASRLQGQAFLRAAAAVRPERVARLGAEAERGGTPGHHAPVFGAVLGLLGAEPGVARSLFLFQTARGVLSAAVRLGAAGPLEVQGLLALARRTGEAVSAATAGRAPEEAASTSPLLDLWQAHQDRLYSRLFRS
- the ureG gene encoding urease accessory protein UreG — its product is MHLDPRALPLSLHGGHDHDREEGPGSFAGRAPAPRRRDLDRRAFTVGVGGPVGSGKTALVLALCRRLREAMSLGVVTNDIFTREDAEFLVRNEALPADRIRAVETGGCPHAAIREDVTANVLALEALTALHRPELLFCESGGDNLAAHFSRELADFTVYVIDVAGGDKIPRKGGPGITQADLLVVNKTDLATAVGADLEVMARDARRMRGEGPVVFAQVTHGVGVEDVAGHVLHAWQHATGKSH
- a CDS encoding diacylglycerol kinase family protein produces the protein MLDRPLAPRAPGRAGLLASFRHALRGVVEVAARERNMKLHLCAGTAVGVLGSEVALSLGARLALVLCVTLVLAGEALNSALESLVDLHTREFRDEARRVKDAAAGVVLLLAGGAVLTGTAVVASSGRELAEAWPRLRGGAAVDATAVGCVAALLFLPLARRPAAVIALAGAASLLGVAARSVSPTFSAMALAMLALAVGAKFAARRDGAGRGTGGP
- the rfbA gene encoding glucose-1-phosphate thymidylyltransferase RfbA; translated protein: MTQPRKGIILAGGSGTRLYPATLSISKQLLPVYDKPMIYYPLSALMLAGIRDILVISTPQDTPRFEQLLGDGSRWGLNLRYTVQPSPDGLAQAFILGADFVKGGPSALVLGDNIFHGHEFQQLLRAADARRDGATVFAYAVTDPERYGVVEFDAGRRAVSLEEKPARPKSRYAVTGLYFYDEHVVELARSIKPSARGELEITDLNRLYLERERLAVELMGRGYAWLDTGTHESLLEAGQFIATLEKRQGLKVACPEEVAWRHGWIDDAQLERCTASLGKSSYGQYLKSLLASRVF
- the ureC gene encoding urease subunit alpha; its protein translation is MSRRMDRRQYAEVYGVTTGDRLRLGDTALVLEVERDATTYGDECKFGGGKVLRDGMGQAAGVPDEVALDLVITNALVVDHAGVYKADVGVKGGLIAGIGKAGNPDVMAGVSPELVVGPGTECIAGEGLILTAGAIDSHIHFISPQQAAEAIASGVTTFVGGGTGPAAGTNATTCTPGAWNVARMLQATDALPLNVGLLGKGNASRPEGLAEQLLAGAMGLKLHEDWGTTPAAIDACLRVAEAHDVQVAIHTDTLNEAGCLEHTVAAFAGRTIHTFHTEGAGGGHAPDIIRVCGEPNVLPSSTNPTRPFTVNTLDEHLDMLMVCHHLDPSVPEDLAFAESRIRAETIAAEDVLHDLGALSMMSSDSQAMGRVGEVVTRTWQTADRMRRQRGRLPGEQGDNDNLRIRRYVAKYTINPAVAHGMSHLVGSVERGKLADLVLWRPALFGAKPEVVLKGGLIAWAQMGDANASIPTPQPLLMRPMFGALGGAVGATAVAFVSRGAAEAGVGERYGLAKRVEAVRGCRGLGKRDMRQNDALPRIEVDPETYEVRADGELLRSEPALRLPLAQRYFLF